A genome region from Melospiza melodia melodia isolate bMelMel2 chromosome 26, bMelMel2.pri, whole genome shotgun sequence includes the following:
- the AURKAIP1 gene encoding small ribosomal subunit protein mS38: protein MLISRLSSQLLKASRIAGHLLPRSVSSFLCCRSPCARYSTQPQSPSGAQPQQWHTLDPELEEILVPRKLSISPLESWLTVRYSLPKAQQEASHEHPEPLECPPAAGTGQLEEGEGAQGGRVQCRNVLKIRRRKMNRHKYRKLLKRRKFIRRRVKEGRKRKRQMKFEKDLERIWKKAGLKSAPAGWQTPKIYLRSSKR from the exons atgttAATATCACGGCTGAGTTCCCAGTTACTGAAGGCTTCGAGAATTGCAG gccacctcctgcccaggtCGGTGTCGTCGTTCCTGTGCTGCCGCTCCCCGTGCGCCCGCTACAGcacccagccccagagccccagcggggcccagccccagcagtggcacaCGCTGGACCCCGAGCTGGAGGAGATCCTCGTCCCCAGGAAACTCTCCATCAGCCCCTTGGAGAGCTGGCTCACCGTCAGGTACTCCCTGCCCAAGGCTCAGCAagaagccagccatgagcacccagagcccctggagTGTCCCCCTGCCGCAGGCACGGGGCAGCTGGAGGAAGGGGAGGGAGCTCAGGGTGGCAGAGTGCAGTGCAGGAACGTGCTCAAGATCCGCAGGAGGAAGATGAACAGGCACAAGTACAGGAAGCTGCTCAAGAGGAGGAAGTTCATCCGCAGGAGGGTGAAGGAGGGGCGCAAGAGGAAGCGGCAG aTGAAATTTGAGAAAGATTTGGAGCGCATCTGGAAGAAAGCTGGCTTGAAAAGTGCCCCTGCAGGCTGGCAAACCCCCAAGATCTACCTGAGGAGTTCCAAGCGATAA